tacatgattttagttaaaatatatacaaacattataactatatatctTTACATTGTATAATGGACAAGAAAATATGGGAAAATATAAGAACTTcgggatatttattttcgtcgtctattaaacatttctatttaaatgaaaataaaatattataaattgaattaaattttcaaaaaattcgtaataaaaataaaaaaaaatatattgttttgttaaaaattaaagaaaatatttatttttatattttatatgtaaaacattatattcttATGTGTTGAACTGGCAAACAacactttaataaaaaatacgtcactttttattaatcaatattttcttgtcaatatatattaatgatatactctataatatttaagacatatatatacatatacatatacataaatggtagatatatatatattataaacatttaaaaaatattatgtatacattaAGATGTATACATAAGTAGTTTTTATGAAAGCGACgttctttatatatactatacgatattaaaattaaaaatgaagtgCGTCCaaaaaatactaattcaaAGATGTATATGTATGATACAAGTgtcgtaaatttttttgtagatagatttattttgaaaattcaaagtagacttgttaaaatatactttcgttacgtatttttatacatacaaaaTATCGTAAcattattaagttttaattttaatttagattgtttaaaatatttatctgtaGTTAAGAATAATGAAACAGCATGTGCCTCATACTTGCAGTGTTTACTAAATCATATAGATAGTCTGACATGATAGAAAAtgcttataatatatcattaagcaataatttatttaatattcacatTTGCAAGTGGCAGCTTAATACATATCATTTTAagtagttatatatttttagtagcACTtctaaactttatatattttaaatatataaataataattactttcaaatatataaataataaacatttaaaagaaatgtaacaatttcatatttttttaatcctctttggaaaatttgcatagaattaaaatatgaagattaaataaaataataaataaataaaataaaattaattttatttatctgttattttatcattatgacTTACATCAGAATccattactttattattatggcTTACATCACTATCTTTGTTAGTATCCTTTTTATCTAAGGATTTGgctaattcatataaatatgaagtattttttcttatttctttttctaaatttaactttttttcttctttttctttcatcaattTACTTGTTTCTGGATCAATGGGTTTCACAAGACCTTTAGTagctttataaataatgcttGTACTGTCTTCAAGTTTAAAAACAAGAGTTATCCTAttagaaaatatgtaaatcaatttatgaattatgattatataactcttaaattttatcatctataattttattcttactgTTCAACATTTAAACCTTCTTGTATCTTCTCTATTGTTTTAAGAGAGATATTACACGATGTAGGCcaaggtatatatatttctgtttgagaagttttatttttttttacttctaaatataataaatctaaattttcattatatttgtaattcacTTCCCAATATCTTTttgctaaatataaataataattattatagtgaaattaatttgtaaattatattttaatcttatttatttaccttCACATAGCTCGATGTAAACATAAAATGTTGTGCTTATTTTTACAGGATCAGTACAACCTAATTTTCCAATGTGATAATactaatcatattaaaatatattagttttaaatttaatatatttgaaaattatttaaatattattatacttacacTAGGATGACATATATCATACatgattaacaaaaaatttttgttgaaaaaataactttctttttatataaaaaaaatatgaaatatctaaattaatataattagaaagcaatttaaatttacgatttgaatatttcagattcaaataattttttcatttgaatagaatatgaaataaaaaattattttatataaggttaaatttctaaaattaatttacatttaaactgTACATACTTGACATTTatacataaagaaaaatttattaatacaatatatgaaaaatgaaataaattttaaaatacaatagttaatattaataaaatttcaatatcttatAACATAACACACAAGATTaacatatagaataaatataatatacatgaaaTTTGGTATCATGACCATAGACTAGatgtaaaatagatattattcatacttttcattcaatacttttttgtgtcatttaatatgtaaaaataaagaataaaagtttattaatataaataaaagtattttcagaatgataaatttcaatatattaaaatattattaaattatttttaaaattaataattatttgtaataaaaaatttgttaataagtttaattataatattataaattattatgttatattaataaattacaaagttaataagatattaaaagaatattgaaaattgtaatattttaataataatatattttataaatcgtttACAGACAACTACTTACGCCGTTATCGATACAGTAGTCGACGCGTAACCTTGTACGCCAAGCTACAATTACCGGAGTGGGGAGACGCCACACGCCAGTTCCACTTTAACCGCGGTAGTGTTTAGAATAGTGTAGCAGAGCTATTGTGTTTTatgcataatttatatgtaataatcttcgcgttaaaaaaaatatatgcttaatttacgaattttatatatatatattttattatattttattatattatatatatatatatactatatatatatttatatataaattttttaaatatgtttatttacgaatatgataattaattccatttattCACCCATatctacatattttattatatttattgaaaaataaaaatttttcttgcatCTTTCTTGGTTAGtgtattatctataaaagatAACttgtatgttttttaatttgataattggcTTACCATTTAGATGTCTAGAGGGCATAGTAACTAGAGATACTTCGATATTCGTGtatactaatttattttttatttattttgtaatttagtatatttttatttaattaataatttcttcaaaattctgataacgaaattaacaaatttaaaaaatttttttgtgttcttttcttcgattctaGTCAATTTATCTCACTGTTAAGGTTATCggtaacttttattatattataagctttttaagatttcgattcaattattgctttattttactataattttaattatatacatttattatacagttttaattcttatttaagagtttattattcaattgcacgcataatttcgaagaaataatgatttattgtaTGCAGTATTATGGACGATTTTCTTGTTATATCAGgtaatattttacatgatttttacaaaaatagatatac
The window above is part of the Apis mellifera strain DH4 linkage group LG11, Amel_HAv3.1, whole genome shotgun sequence genome. Proteins encoded here:
- the LOC100576289 gene encoding uncharacterized protein LOC100576289, which gives rise to MYDICHPSYYHIGKLGCTDPVKISTTFYVYIELCEAKRYWEVNYKYNENLDLLYLEVKKNKTSQTEIYIPWPTSCNISLKTIEKIQEGLNVEQITLVFKLEDSTSIIYKATKGLVKPIDPETSKLMKEKEEKKLNLEKEIRKNTSYLYELAKSLDKKDTNKDSDVSHNNKVMDSDVSHNDKITDK